The Fimbriimonadia bacterium genomic sequence TCGTGAACCGCCACGGTATGGCAATCGCAGTGTTCGCGATCAGTGTGGCGTTGGACCGCGTCGTGAAGCTTTGGGCGCAGTCGGCGCTTGCCGAGCATCAGTCCATTCCTGCGATTCCAGGAGTGCTGTACATCACGCTCACATACAACACGGGAATTGCATTCGGGATGCTGCAGAATGCACAGTGGCTGACCGTACCGGTGAGTGCACTAGTCATAGCGGGCGCGTTCGTCGTCTACCTGCGGTTACCGGCGAAGGACAGGTTCTCCGCCGTGGCCCTATCCATGCTGTTGGGTGGAGCGGTGGCCAATCTGTATGATCG encodes the following:
- the lspA gene encoding signal peptidase II, with the translated sequence MNRHGMAIAVFAISVALDRVVKLWAQSALAEHQSIPAIPGVLYITLTYNTGIAFGMLQNAQWLTVPVSALVIAGAFVVYLRLPAKDRFSAVALSMLLGGAVANLYDRIVHGRVTDMFDLRWWPVFNIADSLICVAIVLLVARALFAPHQKQETAVRPGESG